The Dysidea avara chromosome 11, odDysAvar1.4, whole genome shotgun sequence genome includes the window TTCCTTACTAAACACTTTATGACCCATGCAGTTTCTCACCGTCCTCTACTGCTGTTGCTAGATGGCCACAGCACACATTTTGAGCCGAGATCGCTGGAGTTTGCTGCAAAGCACAAGGTCATTATTTTTTGCCTACCACCTCACACCACGCATGTATGCCAGCCTTTGGACTGCAGTCTTTTCAAGCCCTCAAAGGAGCAATGGCGACAAGAATGTCACAGATTTTATCAGAGAAATCCTGGATTGGTGATATCTAAGTTTAACTTCTGTGCAGTATTTCGGGGAGCATGGCTAAATGCTATTTTGCTGACAAATGTGATTGCTGGCTTCAGAAAGTCTGGGGTATACCCTTTTAACAGGGATGTAGTCTTAAACTCAACAGATAATCTGTCGAATGTCAGTGAAGCAACAACTGGTATGCTATTGGGTATATAAAATGATATATTATAATTTTGTGCGTTTTTCCTGCAGGGAACAAAAGATCTCCTGATCAGTCTGGCAGTAGACCAAGTGACAAGCAAGTTGATGGAAGTGTTGTGAGATGTGACCGGCCCACCTTCACACTTGAGCAAGAAAAGAAATATCGCCGCAGATACGAGGAAGGTTTTGACTTACCAGATGAGCAATATGAAGCATGGCTTAAGATCAATCATCCTGATCACACCAGAGCAGATAACAGTAATACTGAATTATAGCATGCTTAGCTGCTGTATGTATCTAGAGGACAATGATAGTGGCAAATCAACTGATCACTTGGGAGATACATCAAGTGACAAGCAGCCAATTAACAATCCTTCATCCTCTTTGGAATGTGACAGGCCTACATTCTCGATAGTGCAAGAATGGAAGTATGCTCAGAGACACAAGGAAGGGTTTGACTCACCAGATGAACAATATGAAGCTTGGCTGAGGATAAACCATCCTGAGCACACCAGAGCAGGTAACAGTGATTTTCAATAACAAGTCAGCTAGGCAAACATTTTAGGAGACAAGAGCGGGGTTCTTCCAACTGTAATGAGTGATAGTTCATCCACCATGGAACTAAACAGCCTCTACTTCACAATTCAGGAAAAGCTTGATTTTGAGCAGTGGTACAATGATGGTTATAGCCTTGTAAATGATCGCTATGAAGCATGGGTTACGATCAACCATCCTGAGCACTTCAGACCAGGTAATGATAACCTTCACTTATCTTAACCTTAGCTGTTATGTGTACCTATTTTAGAGGATGATGGAGATGACAAATCGACTGACCAGTTGGGAAATGATGTACCGAGTGATGCTTTATCTTCTATGGACCTTGACACCACCTTTACAATTGACCAAGAGCGAAAGTATGCCCGTAGGTACGAGGAAGGGTTTGACCTACCAGATGCACAGTATGAAGCTTGGCTGAAGGTCAACCATCCTGATCACTTGAGAGGCACGGCTCAGCAAGACACAAGTGGTGGTAACACTCCTACATCTCATAGGAACTCAGGAGCATGCTCTACTCAGTCAGCAGCTATATTGACAGCCAATGGAGCACAACGATCACCTTTGATGGAGCTACTCAATGTGCCTGTAGCTAAAACATCTCGACCTAAAACCATGAATACAGGAAAAGCACGTGTACTAACAAGTGCAGAGTGTCTGAAAGCCTTGCAAGAGAAAGAGAAAAGCTGAAGAAAAGGAACAACGAAAGCAAGAGCGATTAATGAAAAAACAATTGAAGGAAGAGCAATTGAAGCGTAAGAAAGAAGAGAAGGCACAGCAGGCAGCACTGAGGGAAGCAAAGCGCCTTGAAAAACAAACTAAGCAGCCACGACAGAGAAAGCAGAGGAGGAGGAATACACATGTTGACGATGAAGCAGGCAGTGTAACCCAGAATGCATTAACAGACGGTTCCACACTTATTTCAGAACAAGTATCTAATGATGCTGCAAGTGATCATCATTCCCCCAATACAGCAGAAGACAATACTGGCAGAGGTACCTCAAAACGAAAACCTAGTAGTCAAATACAATCAGTTGCCAAGAGGGCAAGAAACAATGCTGATGATGAGATTGATGTTGACAGGTGCTGCGTGTGTTTTGGTCACTTTGCTGATGATGCAGGCACAGGGAGGGAGTGGCTAATGTGTTGCTGTACAAGATGGATACATGAAGACTGTATTGATAATGAAGATGTTGATAAGTGTGTGTTTTGTCCATTATGCTAGAGTTGTATCGAAAGTTATATTAAAAATTCCATTATCTAAAAAACATTTTAATGTAGCCAAATTTTCATGCATAAGAATTGTATGAAATTTTGTTTGAGACTTCCTTAAATACTCATAATTACACCAGTATACTTTAAATTCTAGAATTTTTTGCGTACAGATCGAAATAGTAGAAGAACTCGGAACTGCCGATTATTAATGTACGGCAATCCTATGTGTTGCTGATAATGGAAATAACCTGACGATAACTGAGTAATCACACCACCTGCTTCCAATGCATATATCTTCTCAGCGGAAGGTCctagaaggctgaaactttgatatGATCGACACAAAGGTCAAAGGTTATCTGTGAGTATTTTTACAGCCGTCTGTATGGTTTCATGTGGGCGGTGCAATCGCGGGTGCAAATTATTTCTGATAAATGAGGGCTTACGCTAGTATTGGAATTACTTGAAGCAGAAGATATATGCACAGATATACATTGTATACCAAAGTACGTGCATTGCTCTGTCCTTCAGTGAAAGGAAGGACAAAGCAACTGGTTAAACTTGCTGTGATAAGATGTTGGTGAGAAAAAGTTTGGCAAACTGTTTGTGGTTAACTGTATTATTGGATGAAAGATGTAGTTTCAAACTACATAGTACATGTGCACTGGTCAGTAGTGGGATCTGACGGTCATGTGCACTGGTCAGTAGTGGGATCTGATGGTCATGTGCACTGGTCAGTAGTGGGATCTGATGGTCATAAATATAACAACAatggcacctattatgctattgGAAAGATAGCACAATACCAAGACAATACTGCAAAACTTTTTTTTACAAGACTGAGATTTTGCATTGAGAACTAAGTGTTGGTTCTGGATTACTCCATTACTTATAGCGTACACATATCATGATGTTGAGTGTTATCAAGTGTTTATGGTGGTCCGATACAAATACTATGAATTCTTGGAGCTATATTTAGCTCAAGCTATATTTGGCTCAAGACTGAGCCTGAGCATACATGGGTGCTTTTACTAGTTCAATTAATGTATAGACTACCACACGATAATAAAGTTATTACAGCCTAGAATTGCATAGTGAAAGCGTCTACCAACTTTTCATCCGCCAGAATTTTAGCAGAGCCAACAAAAAATACTGACCAAGGCTATCAGACAGTTATTCCTACACCCATAGAAACAGTTGGCTCACAACACTAGGATGATACAACATTAGTTGTAGCTTACTATGTAGTTGACACCTTCCACATTTCAGGTATGACTTACTTGATTCTGTTCTTCAACTGGCTCCATTGTTATAACAGTATCTAGACTGTCACCATGGTTACTGGGCAAGCTGGTGTTACTACTACCAAACAGACTGTTACCATAGTTACTGAGTGAACTAACAGATGCCTCAGGTGGTCTGTTCCACATTTGTAGATCTTCGGGTAGCAGAAATCCCTCTAAATGAAGAAAGATTTGTACAATTCGTCACTACGGTAACAAACCTTTTTGAGCCTCTTCCAACAAATATCTTAATACTATCACGTGACCATCAGTATTGGGGGAATTCCCTTCTTCAACAGTGTTAGCTATTGCTGAGGCAAAACGCTCAaaccagtttcctcccttacgCGGCAGCCACTCTACTAGCTCATTTAGTCTGCGTAGTGGCGTTACTAGAGGGTTAGTCAACTTGTATCGATCGTTATTCGTTAACAAATTTTGAGCGGATAATGAACCAACCAATCTGTCAGGGTCACAGTGTCGCGTGATTAGCGGATGACTAGCCCGTAATATTCTCTGGTACTTTCTATCAGCCAACTCGTCAACGTCCCGTCCAGCCATAATGTAATGTGTTTGCTAGCAAGTTGGGGCCGTCCCTTTAGTGTCACGGTTTTGGGGTCAGTGTTTAATAGGcacaatctgtgaatttgcgcagtttataaattgcgctgcgcatttcTCGGAATGGAGTGTCTATGTCCACCGGAAAACTGGTGGATGTAAGAGCCACCTGTCAGCTATTGACATCGatgactttagggcacgcgtctagtggtgccccgagcattcgacctTAAGGGACGCGTCTGGTGGTTTCCCAGAGCATTCGACTTTTAATAGGggattaattaaggttgttttgtagtcaaggtagctagttttgtagttaaagtacttagttcggtagttaagctagttagaattttgtatagcatatttattttattttaattatactggacagccagtaattactgatgtgtCCAGGGGCCAGCCCCAAGAAAAAATCAAATACACACGTACATGATTAACtaactacttacatacatgcaattacattaaCTACAAGTAAATCGACTGATTCCAACTCAAGTAAATTtactttaggggatgcgcctatagaccttattcatttagaacagtaaacgccctctgatgtcacgcgAAGCCATACAAGGGTTCTATTTACCATGGTAATGGCttttcggacgccattttgagttctaaacCTGGGCGAACACaacggttgctatcatgttaccatagttatggtactgcaaatggcgaatttggcggagaactgtgatgttactatggttttggtactgtaaatggcgaatattggcggacaactccttcgcaacggattataagcgctatgaaattaattcagtgaataaggtctatcAATGTATTCCCCCCTCCCTCGGGCATAGAcctatatggggctatagtggagatttgacacagccgaatgtcaaatgccccatagcagggcaaacctatcgtgtcaaatccccactgttggccccagttgcatcacggggatttgacatagcatagaaagttacaacaaaaaaaaatacttgggcgcttaatgaacgatcgtcaaatgccccatagtggggcagcagtttcgtgtcaattccccctgtaaagccccacttacgcccgagcgGGGGTGGGGCAACACACCGATAGGTGCAagaaacacacgtacatactgaaaactacaccataccaCTACCAGCATTTGATGTGGTTGTTACATGATGAGTGACGTCAATACTAGTATGTAAACATAGTCTACGGCTGTTCATTTGTTTGTGCTTGGCAGTAGTGTGGAGCGTGTGGCAGCAGGCGAGCAGTGATCATGAAGTGTCCTGTGAGTTTGTAGTTGCTGACAAGTAAATGGTTTGTATAATCAACACCCTCCATaagggcattacatctagcccCGGGGAAAACTCAACTCCTAGCTACACGTGGTGTATGCGTGATGAAAAAGTTGGGACATATCGAGCCCTAGGATGAGCTAACTACTCCACTTAGCTAGCCAGTTAGTGGACATGACAAGAATTATCAACCATTCTTTTCCCAGACTATATACACGTACACTTCTCATTGTTGTCACTGGACCTAATATAGCGGTTAATAAAGTGACAGTGGGACAGCACTTGAGGGGTACCTAAACTCGTTACTACTTGGGAGTATCctttcactggactggactactggactgaaaATGTGTCAGCAGCTGGTGAACAAGATGGTAGAATGAAATGCCATCTCTCAAATCTGACACTAACAATGTATTCCAACAAGAGCAAACATTgcattatagaggtttcactgttagACTTTGCATGTcttcactgactgactgactgactgactgatgtaaTTTCTCATCATCAAATACACCTTATTAATGTAATCCCCGGCTGCCACAGGTACGGGCTGAGGTAGGGAAAGGTGGAGATTTATTGTATCACTGAAAATTACTGTTCCGTACCTACTGGGGGAGGATTGGCAATACAAAACCCCAACCGAGTCTCCACTAGCATACCCCGGGGATGgtggggctaggaggggatttgtacggtAGAGTGGCGTGGATCTATAGATTCGAGTTGTGAATTATAGTTCAAGTGGGCCGCCCTAGTACTGATGTAGTAGCTAGCTTCTGAGAAATGCTTCTAAAGGCACACACTTCTGCATTGGTGAATGTCTTTGGTAAAGACAAGTCCCCCACTACCTCGGGAAATTTAGCAATCAAGTCTCCCACCATCCCCGACCTTCCCCACGTATCTGTGATATTCgtgcattacattgataggcacATTAATGTTTCATTACAGAGGTACAAAATCAGTGAACTTAAAACACTGTTGTGCTCAACTTCTATAGAGTGTGGCactatattacatcattttgtgtAACAAAAAGATTGGGAAAATCAATGTAGGGCAAACGTTTGCGAAGTGTTTCTGAGCACTGCAATAGTACATCACCTGAAATACAAACCTTGTAGTCATACTTTATCAATATTCGGGAGTTGCTGGAAAAGAATAACGGGGTAACTTTTCTGTGCAGCTGGTTAATGAATGCAAAATTTAAATAACCTTATAATTACTTTAGCGTCTGaaaggtaacttgtttaccatgcCTGTTAATGGTTTTAGTCCTCGAAATACCCATTTTATTGTTGTTTGATTGATAAGTTCCAGTTGACATCGCATTTCTTTTGCTCTACAAAAATGGCTGGTAATTTGCACGTGCAGCACATTTTTATGACCACAGCTCTTCTTAATCACATCTGTACTGGTTAACCTGAAGGTTAGCCGGCTGAGATGTCATCCCATTACACTGCACATGACAGGTCATGACTCACTGCTTGGTGGTGATTGTGAGACTCTTAATTTGACATATAGGTCACTACTATGAAATAACTATGCTAAATTGTTGTCGTGTGATACTTTAACTGGTTGTGGTGAGTGAGCTTTAAATTTGATGATGGGAGGAATACCAAGGCTAGCAGCCATGTCATACTTCAGACATTCTAATGGTCTGAAGAACAGCCAGCAAACCAAAGGGGTTATAGTTGGTTCAGAAACATGGTGCTGAAACATTACCTGTGCCTCCAGGGATATTCAGTTACCATGGAGATTATTAATTAGTGTATACATTGTTGTACTACTTATCAGGATACCATAGCAACCATGAGTTAAGTGACCAAACTGTTGTAAAATTATTAGCACCAattagcacttgtatggctttctATTGATACCTTGTTTGTGAGGTAATGAAGTGCTGGCTGTGCATCTCCTCAGGCATAGTTTTTGCTAATCAAACACCAAAACTACAGGAGCATTATTTCAATGTGTTTCATCACACTGTTTTGACAGGTGGTCCATAAGAGCAAGGTGTAGCAGGGGCTCAGAGGGATGATATGATTTGCAGTGAACAGCACATTCAAAACTAGTCTGGCTCTGCCGAACCTTTTACGCCGCTCTCTTTTTGATTAGTTGGGCGGCGCTCGCTGTAAAAGGGTCTAGTCACAACCGCTAAACTTGTGTATGCTACCACTATAGTGTCAGCACCAATCAAATCACAGCATTTGTAATTAAACTGAACATTCGACGTATAATTAGTGGAACCATGGATACTATTTCCCGGAATGTATTGTATCTACGGTAACTGTGTATGGTTTTACTTAAAAGCTGTTGCTAGCTCGTTATGATGACTTCAATGCCTATATCTGGGACACACTTAAGGGAGAACATGTTGGTATACTCATTGGCCACGACAATCGTGACAGCTGCTTGGGTGTGATCCAGGACGGGTTTACTGTTGCTAGTGGGTCTTGGGATAAAATttggaattaaaaaaaattaacagcAACAACACCAAAGAAAAAGACTTGTATCTGTGTCACAATTTTTGACTTCTTTGCAcactattatattattgtacTCAAGATATTGTGGCTCTATACATCATTTGTGTAAGATAAGAAATTAACATATGTATTGAAAAAGAGGATGGAGTGTGCTGGAAGCGAGGTTTGATGCCATAATTCTATGGCATTGCCATGACTAAACCAGATGTTAATTATTTGGAGCTGCACAAGTTTAGTATGTGGTTGTGACCAAACTCCTTTTATAGCAAGCGCCGCCCAGCAAGTCAAACTCTTTTATAGCAAGCGCCGCCCAGCAAGTCAAAAAGCGAGTGGTGTAAAAGGGTCAGCAGCGCCAGACTAATTCAAAACATATTTttagtctgggggcatgccccctcagGAAAATTACTCATTCTGTACTCATTCTGAGATAAAATTTAGTTTGGCAGAATTGGAAATACATCTAAATGTCTTATTTGAgaacatgactgctctattagagtatctcaagtgaaGAGGCTAAGCCCCTTCTAAACTGCTAGTCCCTGTAGCCACCTGTTGCTATGCCAATGCTCAACTGAGGAGTGTCCAGTAGTGTACCCACAATTAAAGATTTTTGTGTTGTCATGGTTATTGTGAAGTATGCTTGTACAATACCacattgttttattttattCTTCACTATAGGAATGGTTGTCATGGTTatgctgttgttgctgttgctgctgtaaTTGTTGTTgcgaagaagaagaaaatgaCAAAGAAccattggtgtgtgtgtgtgtgggtgtgtgcgtgcgtgcgtgcatgtgtgtgacaCAGTcatagtcctgccccaggaggatttgcctgcgctgactcctagcacctgagtagcataTTGGTGTCCCAGTGCTGTTTCACTAGATAAGCATGACTGTGCCAgcatggcagctgaaggctATGTTTTTTGtgtctgtgcatgtgtgtaatgtgtttgtgtaatgtgtgtgtgtgtaatgtgtgtgtgtgtaatgtgtttgtgtaatgtgtgtgtgtgtaatgtgtttgtgtaatgtgtgtgtgtgtaatgtgtttgtgtaatgtgtgtgtgtgtaatgtgtttgtgtaatgtgtgtgtgtgtgtaatgtgtttgtgtaatgtgtgtgtgtgtaatgtgtttgtgtaatgtgcatgtgtgtaatgtgtttgtgtaatgtgtgtgtgtgtaatgtttttgtgtaatgtgtttgtgtaatgtgcatgtgtgtaatgtgtttgtgtaatgtgtgtgtgtgtaatgtgtttgtgtaatgtgtttgtgtaatgtgtgtgtgtgtaatgtgtttgtgtaatgtgtgtgtgtgtaatgtgtttgtgtaatgtgtgtgtgtgtaatgtgtttgtgtaatgtgtttgtgtaatgtgtgtgtgtgtaatgtgtttgtgtaatgtgggtgtgtgtaatgtgtgtgtgtgtgtaatgtgtttgtgtaatgtgggtgtgtgtaatgtgtgtgtgtgtaatgtgtgtgtgtgtgtgtgtgtgtgtgtaatgtgtttgtgtaatgtgggtgtgtgtaatgtgtgtgtgtgtgtgtgtgtaatgtgtttgtgtaatgtgggtgtgtgtaatgtgtgtgtgtgtgtaatgtctTTGTATAATGTgggtgtgtgtaatgtgtgtgtgtgtaatgtgtgtgtgtagtgtgtgtgtgtgtaatgtgtttgtgtaatatatgtgtgtagtgtgtgtgtgtgtaatgtgtttgtgtaatgtgtatgtgtaatgtgtatgtgtaatgtgtctgtgtaatgtgtgtgtgtagtgtgtgtgtgtgtgtgtatgtgtgtgtgtgtgtgtgtgtgtgtgtgtgtgtgtgtagtgtgtgtgtgtgtgtagtgtgtgtagtgtgtgtgtgtagtgtgtgtagtgtgtgtgtgtgtgtgtagtgtgtgtgtagtgtgtgtgtgtgtagtgtgtgtgtgtaatgtgtgtgtgtagtgtgtgtgtgtgtgtgtgtgtgtgtgtgtgtgtgtgtgtgtgtgtgtgtgtgtgtgtgtgtagtgtgtgtgtagtgtgtgtgtgtgtagtgtgtgtgtgtagtgtgtgtgtagtgtgtgtgtgtgtagtgtgtgtgtagtgtgtgtgtgtagtgtgtgtgtagtgtgtgtgtgtgtagtgtgtgtagtgtgtgtgtgtagtgtgtgtagtgtgagtgtagtgtgtgtggtgtgtgtgtgtgtagtgtgtgtgtgtagtgtgtgtgtgtagtgtgtgtgtgtaatgtgtttgtGTCTCTGACATGGTTTCAAGTCCATTAGCACTTATAACTTTTGAAGTGCCTCTTTAATACTTTCTCAATTGTCCCAATGTACTTATACAATCACATCACATATAATGTAGCcagcataattataatgatgtCATTGACAATGCTGGCCACAGTATGAATGTCTGCTAGTACATCATCTGCAGATATTTTAAGAAAAGAATTCAGACAAGGAAACCGTAGACCAGCTAACAGATTTAAACAAGTAGCGAATGGTTCTGTGTACTAAAACATTAGATTTATTCCTGCTATTTATTTACAAAGAACACACAATGAAAAGTGCTTGACTTAAGACAGTCAGAATTTACTGAAGTGTTCCCTTCATTTCAATTAGAATACTTTACTTATTTGTATTTAGACCCGGCCATTTTGttctgtgtgtgcatgagtcTGTGAAGGAGGGGGAGTCCCTAAAGGATGATGCCTATCTCCTATCAGCTTAGTATGGAGGTAAAGAGAAGCAGTCTTGACTCCTCCACCGCGGAACAGCTTTTCTTGGACAATTTCCATATAGTCTCACTAGTGTGGTTTTGTATCAAAATTACTTTCCTTTAAGTAGGTTTTGTTGTCCACACACCTGATGAAGTTTAAGCCATAAATAGTTAACACCTGTTCCTCTTGTAACATTAGAAACCACAAGAATTATCATGTCACTAGTTCTTAGTGACAGAAGTGTCAGTTTAAGAAGCCAATACTATTTTGATGTTGGGGAAGCTGATAGCGCTACATGTTACCTTTGAATGATGTTATCATTGTAGTTAGCAACACCACCAGACAGCCCGGAATATGGTGGGAATATTGACGTCAGGTTTGATAATCCCCCAGCACTATTCACTGTTGTTCAGGACACCAGAACAACCAATGATGTTCATTGTGCCCAGCACACACTGCTAGAGAGCACAGAGGTGCAGGAATGGAGGGTGGGGCTAGAAGAGGATGGAACTAAGACTCCAACTGCCATGGATTGTAAGTTACCACAGTAACCAGAGGATATTGGTCATGCACCTTAACCCTGATGTGTGATTGTGTAACCAAATATGGTACTGCCGGGTGTTGATAGGTGTATCACACACATTCTTGTTATTACAGATCATTATGACTACTCGAAAGATCACATGGCAATTAATGTGTCACCATCAGGAGGGTATAGTGGGGAGGAGTCAGCACTCCTCCCAGTTGATGATGATACCAGTGAAGTAACAACTTATGAGTTTCAAATACGTCAACGACAACAACAGACTTGACACATGTCAATTTACTTAGaaattaaaaatataattatgttgttgcCATAAGCAATTAAAAATGTTCTTTTATTTGCCGATCTCTCTGGCAATGTCGTAGAGTGCCTAACAACAAAATCACGTGATCTCAACCACAGACACACATTTAATAGCTAACCTGGTGCACAAATCTGTATTGATCTCTGGTGAGTACAGCTCCAGCCCTGTCTTGTCGCAATGTAGACACCACACGAAGTACATCAACAGTCTCATCTCCTTGCAACAAGGCCTGGATGCCAATATCTAGAGCAATCAACACTCCGGTACGACCGATGCCAGCACTGCAGTGAACAACAGCAGGACCAGCTGAGTCAGCCATCTTAATCTCTTGTAGTGAGCCTGTGATGGGCTGTGTTGTTGTGGGAACACCTTGTGCCGGCCAGCAGGTTAGTCGATAGTGATGAATGGTACGTGTCTCGCTTGTCTGTTAATGAAAGGGGTGTAACCCAATACCACAATTGATTACAATAACATACATCCAAGTTCTTGAGGCTTAGTACGGTAGTGTTAAAATTGAAATGTGTTGACTGTTGTTCATTGGTCACTTCAAGTGCTCCATACTCCTCACTGCCTTGGGCTGGCCAGTAACGCACACATTTGTCCTGTTGTGTACAATTTAATTGACCATCATTTAATCAATAGATAACTCACTATGCCACGCTCTTGGAAGTTGGTTGCCATGACAATAACTTCACAATTGTGTTCCCATATCATCCTCCAGAAATCTTCAATGGTATTCTCCATTGGACCTTGAGTGGCTATGTATTGCTTGGGATGGTTCCTGTAGCCCTGCAGTGAAAGTATGTGTTGTGTACAGCATGTGTGAGGCTTCTTAGTTGGTCAACTAACCCTGACAAAGTTGGCGTTGATATAGTCTGAGTTAGGTCTAGCAAACTGTATTGTTAGGGGTACTCTGGTCTTTGTAGCTAAAACAGTGGACATGTCAAATTGTCATAATAACACAACACCTACTAGGCAGAACATTGCTATAGCGATTCTTCTTCTCTGCACCTGGCGGGATATCATCTGGGTTGACAATGTTAGCAGGTAGTTTCTATGACAACATGGATTGTTatcacactataattatacacagtAGTGATCACTCACTCTAAACTCAGATTCCAAGTAGCCAGGTTCTCGTAGTGTTGCTCCTAACTGTCTGATGGTTACAGGTCTGCTGAGCACCTTTAAGGtagagaagccatacaatgaagtgcaatcCATACAATTACAGTACCAGGAAGTACTAGGTACTTTAAAAGCTTCACATATCACAAACAAGGCAGTGGTACCATATAAGTGTGTAATTCTTACCATTCCAACCAGGGCTCCATCTTTACCAGAAGCACTGCCACTAGGTGAGTCATCATCTTCCAATTCCTCCCCACCAGATTCATACTACGATGATGGTACACATCAATGACATACACTTCATATATCTGTAGTTGGTTAGAGCCCTAGCTATTGTGCGATAAATAGCTAGTTATCAACACTGATACAAGTGAGTTACAGGGCTTAAGGACCTGGTATGTTCATTTGACTGCTAACATTGTAGGGCCCTACCTTAGATTGAGGTGGCGGTTCATCACTAGTAACATGGAAAGTTGTAGTTGAGCTAACAACTGGTTCTCCATCATCACCAGCTGTACTGTCATCAACCTTCAAATGGAAGTCTCCACTCTTTAGTTCAGTACTGGCCTCCCTCGGGCCTGCAGTAACTGCTATCGAGATTGGCCGAGCTACTGATGATGTGGGGAGTTCTAACTCATCACCACTTTGTTCCACCACAACC containing:
- the LOC136239307 gene encoding tyrosine-protein phosphatase non-receptor type 7-like, producing MGNTLPEPHTEDGLPDWAIGVLVAAIVVTILWFVLLIALIIYLMFKRGDDEGPKRYQPPTTLTVPEPIVTTTEVQAKPPVEPSSSPTPPVAAIATTLKPPTPTQDDTMEVVVEQSGDELELPTSSVARPISIAVTAGPREASTELKSGDFHLKVDDSTAGDDGEPVVSSTTTFHVTSDEPPPQSKYESGGEELEDDDSPSGSASGKDGALVGMVLSRPVTIRQLGATLREPGYLESEFRKLPANIVNPDDIPPGAEKKNRYSNVLPTTKTRVPLTIQFARPNSDYINANFVRGYRNHPKQYIATQGPMENTIEDFWRMIWEHNCEVIVMATNFQERGIDKCVRYWPAQGSEEYGALEVTNEQQSTHFNFNTTVLSLKNLDTSETRTIHHYRLTCWPAQGVPTTTQPITGSLQEIKMADSAGPAVVHCSAGIGRTGVLIALDIGIQALLQGDETVDVLRVVSTLRQDRAGAVLTRDQYRFVHQALYDIAREIGK
- the LOC136239312 gene encoding uncharacterized protein, which gives rise to MSNMKHGLRSIILITPEQITVILNYSMLSCCMYLEDNDSGKSTDHLGDTSSDKQPINNPSSSLECDRPTFSIVQEWKYAQRHKEGFDSPDEQYEAWLRINHPEHTRAGDKSGVLPTVMSDSSSTMELNSLYFTIQEKLDFEQWYNDGYSLVNDRYEAWVTINHPEHFRPEDDGDDKSTDQLGNDVPSDALSSMDLDTTFTIDQERKYARRYEEGFDLPDAQYEAWLKVNHPDHLRGTAQQDTSGGNTPTSHRNSGACSTQSAAILTANGAQRSPLMELLNVPVAKTSRPKTMNTGKARVLTSAECLKALQEKEKS
- the LOC136239318 gene encoding uncharacterized protein, whose product is MKCPEWLSWLCCCCCCCCNCCCEEEENDKEPLLATPPDSPEYGGNIDVRFDNPPALFTVVQDTRTTNDVHCAQHTLLESTEVQEWRVGLEEDGTKTPTAMDYHYDYSKDHMAINVSPSGGYSGEESALLPVDDDTSEVTTYEFQIRQRQQQT